The proteins below are encoded in one region of Candidatus Thiodiazotropha sp. LNASS1:
- the ppc gene encoding phosphoenolpyruvate carboxylase, with amino-acid sequence MTDTFAKACIKHDKALRQRVHLLGVLLGEVLREQVGKETYTVVERLRKGYLKLHAKPDRALYNRLTRLIESLQPEMLSAVVRAFSIYFMLVNIAEEAFLHRQRRRIAGKGSELWEGSFDHTLRGFRKQGIAPQQLQNILDDAAYIPVFTAHPTESKRLVVMKLLRRIFLTSEVLDAPKRGLNQRQAAIKSLKTQIQILWKTEEVRAVRPEVRNEIRLGLYYFQNSLFEAIPQVFRRLQNGIDRVYADHQEYHGIQLPSFIRFGSWIGGDRDGNPFVTAEVTRLALKQQQQTILGEYIRRVDKLIAELTFSDRFCTPNWSFNESLKSDNERYQAFFQDNPRRFEDEPYRRKLFIVRERLKQSLQSVEATTTPIQDSNPEAYTTETAFQRDLKLISHSMLSHGDEDAAEGELQDLIHLAETFGFYLARLDIRQESSLHTDAVAEILGITGDATAYHNLNSQQRMQLLDSVITEGTTQPLQVDKLTQETRDILEVFDLIADSKRDISPLAIGQYVISMTHHASDIMEVAFLGSLSGLIGLQNGAWFCQLEISPLFETINDLKNSESILDELFSNTCYRQLLNANNDRQEVMLGYSDSAKDGGIMASAWNLYQTQKRIIALAEKQGIQCRLFHGRGGTVGRGGGPTHQSILAQPGNTVKGEIKFTEQGEVLSNKYSNFETAIFELTMGITGLFKASLGEVRDIREEKQQYLEALEEIATISEHHFRQLTEGTDGFLDYFYEATPVNEIGMMNIGSRPSHRNKGNRSKSSVRAIAWVFGWGQARQNIPGWYGIGFALEQWRKQKPGRMNTLQAMYRHWPFFHALLSNAQMALFKTDMTIAWEYANLCGDNSTRDRIFSEIELEYERTRKQILKIARIDNLLDDMPVLQKSLSRRDSYLDPLNHIQLGLLRHYRHTDLQEEEEEMWLRPLLRSINAISAGLRNTG; translated from the coding sequence ATGACCGATACATTCGCGAAGGCCTGCATCAAACATGATAAGGCACTGCGCCAGCGCGTTCACTTGCTCGGCGTACTGCTGGGTGAAGTCCTGCGCGAGCAGGTGGGCAAGGAGACTTACACAGTCGTTGAACGATTGCGCAAAGGCTACCTGAAACTGCATGCAAAACCTGATCGTGCGCTCTATAACCGCCTCACCCGACTGATCGAATCCTTACAACCGGAGATGCTGAGTGCCGTGGTACGTGCCTTCAGTATCTATTTCATGTTGGTAAACATCGCCGAAGAGGCGTTTCTGCATCGTCAACGCCGGCGTATTGCAGGCAAGGGAAGCGAGCTTTGGGAGGGATCTTTCGATCACACATTACGTGGCTTCCGCAAGCAGGGCATTGCACCACAGCAACTGCAAAACATTCTTGATGATGCAGCCTATATACCGGTTTTTACCGCCCACCCGACAGAATCGAAACGCCTGGTCGTCATGAAACTGTTACGGCGTATATTCCTCACAAGCGAGGTGCTGGATGCACCGAAACGCGGCCTAAACCAACGGCAAGCGGCGATTAAATCGCTCAAGACGCAAATCCAGATCCTATGGAAAACCGAAGAGGTGAGGGCGGTGCGACCCGAGGTTCGGAATGAGATACGTCTTGGGCTTTACTACTTCCAAAACAGCCTGTTTGAGGCTATTCCCCAGGTTTTTCGCCGCCTTCAGAACGGTATCGACCGGGTCTATGCCGACCATCAAGAGTATCATGGTATCCAGTTACCATCCTTTATTCGATTCGGTTCCTGGATCGGCGGAGACCGTGATGGCAATCCCTTTGTCACAGCGGAAGTCACCCGCCTTGCGCTGAAACAGCAACAGCAAACCATACTGGGTGAGTATATTCGTCGTGTCGACAAGCTGATTGCGGAGCTGACCTTCTCCGACAGATTCTGTACGCCCAACTGGTCGTTCAACGAGAGCCTCAAATCCGACAACGAACGCTACCAGGCCTTCTTCCAAGACAATCCCAGACGCTTCGAGGATGAACCTTACCGGCGTAAATTGTTCATTGTTCGTGAAAGACTGAAACAGTCACTGCAATCCGTTGAGGCGACGACAACTCCAATACAAGATTCGAATCCGGAAGCCTACACCACCGAGACAGCCTTCCAACGTGATCTAAAGCTGATATCCCATTCAATGCTCAGCCATGGCGATGAAGATGCCGCAGAGGGTGAGCTACAGGACCTGATCCATCTTGCCGAAACCTTCGGCTTCTATCTGGCACGCCTCGATATCAGACAAGAGTCGTCCCTGCACACGGATGCCGTGGCTGAGATTCTCGGCATTACCGGCGATGCGACCGCGTATCACAACCTGAACAGTCAGCAGCGCATGCAATTGCTCGACAGCGTGATTACCGAGGGTACGACACAACCGTTGCAGGTGGATAAACTCACCCAAGAGACCCGTGACATACTAGAGGTGTTTGACCTTATTGCGGACAGTAAACGCGATATCAGTCCCCTCGCGATTGGACAGTACGTAATTTCCATGACCCACCATGCCAGCGACATCATGGAGGTCGCATTCCTTGGCAGCCTCTCGGGTCTTATCGGTCTGCAGAACGGCGCCTGGTTCTGTCAGCTTGAGATTTCACCCCTGTTCGAAACCATCAACGACTTGAAGAACAGCGAATCGATCCTCGACGAACTGTTTTCCAACACTTGTTATCGGCAACTGCTTAACGCCAATAATGATCGACAGGAAGTCATGCTCGGCTACTCAGACTCCGCGAAAGATGGCGGAATCATGGCCTCAGCCTGGAATCTCTATCAAACCCAAAAGCGTATTATCGCACTTGCGGAAAAACAAGGTATTCAGTGCAGACTCTTTCACGGTCGCGGTGGCACGGTAGGCCGTGGTGGCGGCCCCACCCATCAATCCATTCTTGCTCAGCCCGGCAATACGGTTAAAGGGGAGATAAAATTTACCGAGCAGGGCGAGGTGCTTTCAAATAAATACAGCAATTTCGAAACTGCCATCTTCGAACTGACCATGGGCATCACCGGGCTTTTCAAAGCCAGTCTTGGTGAAGTACGAGATATCAGGGAGGAGAAACAGCAATACCTCGAAGCCCTGGAAGAGATCGCAACCATCAGCGAACACCATTTTCGACAATTGACCGAAGGCACCGACGGCTTTCTCGACTACTTCTATGAGGCCACACCGGTTAACGAGATCGGAATGATGAATATCGGCTCACGCCCCTCGCATCGTAACAAGGGTAATCGTTCCAAATCATCGGTCAGGGCTATTGCATGGGTATTCGGTTGGGGACAAGCAAGGCAGAACATTCCCGGTTGGTATGGCATTGGCTTTGCGCTTGAGCAATGGCGCAAGCAAAAGCCAGGCCGCATGAATACCCTGCAGGCTATGTATAGGCACTGGCCCTTTTTTCACGCGCTACTGAGCAATGCACAGATGGCGCTGTTCAAAACCGACATGACCATCGCCTGGGAGTACGCCAACCTTTGCGGTGATAACTCCACACGGGATCGAATCTTCAGCGAAATTGAACTCGAATACGAGCGGACCAGGAAGCAGATTCTTAAGATAGCCCGAATAGATAATCTGCTGGATGACATGCCAGTACTGCAAAAATCCCTCAGTCGTCGCGACTCCTACCTCGACCCCCTCAACCACATACAGCTGGGTCTCCTCAGACACTATCGCCACACCGATCTCCAGGAGGAAGAGGAAGAGATGTGGTTGCGTCCGTTACTGCGCTCAATCAACGCCATTTCCGCTGGACTGCGAAATACCGGTTAG
- a CDS encoding Ig-like domain-containing protein gives MQIKNMLLIKNKTLVVIVIALGITLSACGGGSSSDTSSTNSTDQNNSQDQAEQDTPVASDEPPSDPVQTNQRPTARVTASQQVTSGETVTLDGSGSSDPDGDTLNFIWSQTQGSSIGLVNVANPTLSFIAPSVEQATSYSFQLQVNDGELSDSAAISITVTPMVDSTPPTIVARVPQPNTTDVSVTTSISLDFDEPLLESLINSQSLQLSVDSSPVSASVSYDDQNNRLSLTPDAALTAATTYTVTLAGNLQDLAGNPVASVSWNFTTGSQYNLGETPQSTIDLCMSTSDKVMLSLINNARAVARSCGTTNYPTAPSLAWHCSLEQAAQGHSTSMADNDFFNHIGLDESDPGDRITATGYIWRTYGENIAAGYPDEESTVSALLDSPGHCANIMNPGFSEVGTAVAENSASTYVIYWTQNFADRF, from the coding sequence ATGCAGATTAAGAATATGTTGTTGATCAAGAATAAAACTCTGGTGGTGATAGTCATAGCACTGGGAATTACGCTGAGTGCCTGCGGCGGTGGCTCGAGCAGCGATACTTCGAGCACCAACAGTACAGATCAGAACAACTCTCAAGACCAGGCAGAGCAGGATACTCCAGTTGCCAGTGATGAACCCCCTTCTGATCCGGTCCAGACAAACCAAAGGCCCACCGCTCGCGTGACTGCCTCACAACAGGTCACTTCGGGTGAGACCGTGACTTTGGACGGTTCCGGCTCAAGCGATCCTGATGGAGACACCCTGAATTTTATCTGGAGTCAGACCCAGGGATCATCGATCGGCTTGGTGAACGTGGCAAATCCAACCCTCAGCTTCATAGCCCCAAGCGTCGAACAGGCAACCAGCTACAGTTTCCAGCTGCAGGTAAACGATGGCGAGCTCTCTGACAGTGCGGCGATATCCATCACCGTAACACCGATGGTGGACAGCACACCACCCACCATCGTTGCAAGAGTACCACAACCAAACACCACGGATGTCTCTGTCACAACCAGTATCAGTTTAGATTTTGACGAACCGCTGCTGGAATCCCTGATCAACAGTCAAAGCCTGCAGCTAAGTGTCGATTCCTCCCCTGTTTCGGCAAGCGTCAGCTACGACGATCAAAACAACCGCCTATCGCTGACCCCAGATGCTGCACTTACCGCGGCAACAACATACACGGTCACCCTTGCCGGTAACCTGCAGGACCTGGCTGGCAATCCAGTGGCAAGTGTCAGTTGGAACTTCACTACGGGATCGCAATACAACCTGGGAGAGACACCACAAAGCACCATCGATCTCTGTATGAGCACAAGTGATAAGGTGATGCTGAGCCTGATCAACAACGCCAGGGCCGTAGCAAGGTCCTGCGGCACGACCAACTATCCGACAGCGCCGTCGCTTGCCTGGCACTGCAGCCTCGAACAGGCAGCTCAAGGCCACTCCACATCGATGGCCGACAACGATTTTTTCAACCATATAGGACTTGACGAATCAGATCCGGGAGACCGCATCACAGCTACCGGCTACATCTGGCGCACCTATGGCGAGAATATCGCGGCCGGTTACCCTGATGAGGAGAGCACCGTCTCCGCTTTGCTGGACAGCCCCGGTCATTGCGCCAATATCATGAATCCCGGTTTTAGCGAAGTGGGTACCGCGGTTGCTGAAAACTCCGCATCTACCTACGTCATCTACTGGACGCAGAATTTTGCCGACAGATTCTAG
- a CDS encoding bacteriohemerythrin encodes MSPYHLPVVDIAELPSVALTSMNEVHMEEVGLINRLGEMVLQAIDGALDPEQISHLLAEWVEHTRAHFEGENRLMESYAFPPYPVHKAEHAEVLTRIESVQDQWLREQGLQQLADYIFVEWRAWFDQHVKSMDMVTAQFLSQVM; translated from the coding sequence GTGAGTCCATATCATTTGCCCGTGGTTGATATTGCTGAGTTGCCAAGTGTGGCCCTGACATCCATGAACGAAGTCCACATGGAGGAGGTCGGCCTGATCAACCGGCTGGGTGAGATGGTGTTGCAAGCCATTGATGGCGCTCTGGACCCTGAACAGATCAGCCATCTGCTGGCTGAGTGGGTGGAGCATACTCGTGCCCATTTCGAGGGTGAAAACAGATTGATGGAAAGCTATGCCTTTCCGCCCTACCCTGTACATAAGGCGGAGCATGCAGAGGTGCTAACACGAATCGAGTCAGTGCAGGATCAGTGGTTGAGGGAGCAGGGATTACAGCAGCTTGCCGACTATATCTTTGTTGAATGGCGGGCCTGGTTTGACCAGCATGTGAAGAGCATGGACATGGTTACCGCACAGTTTCTCAGCCAGGTGATGTAA